A region from the SAR86 cluster bacterium genome encodes:
- a CDS encoding PhzF family phenazine biosynthesis protein: protein MNLTLYQVDAFTNDLFKGNPAAVIFSDLNDPKLMQQIAFENNLSETAFIFKKDDEYYIRWFAPLCEVDLCGHATLASGFIFFNYIKPEASEFVVNSKKNGILKVIKKSNKLFLDFPIDDIHECEETTILEKCFGKKPNEVFQGRDDILCIYNDENFIRNLNPDFNLLKDIKNTRGFIVSAPGDNYDFASRCFFPITGVDEDPVTGSAHTTLSAYWSKKLKKTSMNAVQLSPRGGELECYLENDRVFIGGNAKLFMKGTIYI, encoded by the coding sequence ATGAATTTAACTCTTTACCAAGTAGATGCTTTTACAAATGATTTATTTAAAGGAAATCCTGCTGCAGTTATTTTTTCAGACTTAAATGATCCAAAATTAATGCAACAAATAGCTTTTGAAAACAATCTTTCTGAAACAGCGTTTATTTTTAAAAAAGATGATGAATATTATATAAGATGGTTTGCGCCACTGTGTGAGGTAGACTTATGTGGCCATGCAACTCTTGCATCGGGATTTATATTTTTTAATTATATTAAACCAGAAGCAAGTGAATTTGTGGTGAATTCTAAAAAAAACGGAATCCTAAAAGTTATAAAAAAATCAAACAAGCTTTTTTTAGATTTTCCTATCGATGATATTCATGAATGTGAAGAGACAACAATACTAGAAAAATGTTTTGGTAAAAAACCAAATGAAGTCTTTCAAGGAAGAGATGATATTCTTTGCATCTATAATGATGAAAATTTTATAAGAAACCTTAATCCCGATTTTAATCTTCTTAAAGATATAAAAAATACTAGAGGATTTATTGTTTCTGCTCCTGGTGATAACTATGATTTTGCATCAAGATGTTTTTTTCCTATTACTGGTGTTGATGAAGATCCCGTAACAGGTTCGGCACATACTACTTTATCTGCATATTGGTCAAAAAAATTAAAGAAAACTTCCATGAATGCTGTTCAACTTTCACCCAGAGGTGGTGAATTAGAGTGTTACTTAGAAAACGATAGGGTATTTATTGGTGGTAATGCAAAGCTTTTTATGAAAGGGACGATATATATTTAG
- a CDS encoding ABC transporter ATP-binding protein codes for MIKTRNLRRSYLTGTQSVDAIKGIDLDISRGEFISIMGPSGSGKTTLMNIIGCLDSPSSGEYYLNDKLVSELSDNELATIRNNEIGFVFQSFHLLARNSALDNIMLPLKYAGKDKVSALERSQEVLKQVGLSDRASHTPAELSGGQQQRVAIARALVNSPSIIFADEPTGNLDSKTGAEVMSLFKDLNANGQTIILITHEESIANQSNRIITIMDGLIKSDVKE; via the coding sequence ATGATTAAAACAAGAAACTTAAGAAGGTCTTACCTAACAGGTACACAGTCTGTAGATGCTATTAAAGGTATTGATTTAGATATCAGCAGAGGCGAATTTATCTCAATTATGGGTCCCTCAGGCTCTGGTAAAACCACACTAATGAATATTATAGGTTGTTTAGATTCACCATCGTCAGGTGAATATTATTTAAATGATAAATTGGTGAGTGAATTAAGCGATAATGAGCTAGCAACAATAAGGAATAATGAAATTGGCTTTGTTTTTCAATCATTTCATTTACTAGCAAGGAATTCTGCATTAGACAACATAATGCTTCCACTGAAGTATGCTGGCAAAGATAAAGTTTCTGCTTTAGAAAGATCCCAAGAAGTACTTAAACAAGTTGGACTTTCTGATAGAGCCTCGCATACTCCTGCAGAATTATCAGGAGGACAGCAACAGAGGGTTGCTATAGCAAGAGCACTCGTAAATAGTCCAAGTATTATTTTTGCAGACGAACCAACAGGAAATTTAGATTCCAAAACTGGAGCAGAGGTTATGTCACTATTTAAAGATCTAAACGCAAATGGACAGACTATAATTCTTATAACTCATGAAGAAAGTATTGCTAACCAATCAAATAGAATTATTACAATCATGGATGGTCTGATAAAATCAGATGTAAAGGAGTAG
- a CDS encoding acyl-CoA dehydrogenase, producing MNIPDILLFEDQLSEEELLISNSAKEYCQKDLMPRIVASNREELFDKEIYKEFGSMGFLGAPIHGYGCPGVSYVSYGLIAREIERVDSSYRSAFSVQTSLAMYAIYKFGNETQKDFYLPKMAKGDLIGCFGLTESEAGSDPSSMKTTAKKVDGGYKLNGSKSWITNSPIADVLIIWAKDEQGILRGFIVDRDCKGLSTPYIEGKFSLRASATGQIFLDDVYVEDEKILPEVQSFKGPFSCLNMARYGIAWGVMGAAEFCWNQSLNYSLEREQFDKPLASKQLVQKKLADMQTEITLGLQACLRVGKLIDRNEFKPEMISLIKRNNCAKALDIARSARDIHGGNGISDEYHVIRHCMNLEAVKTYEGTDDIHALILGNAQTGIASF from the coding sequence ATGAACATTCCAGACATACTATTATTCGAAGATCAATTATCTGAAGAGGAATTATTGATATCTAATTCAGCAAAGGAATATTGTCAAAAAGATTTAATGCCAAGAATTGTTGCCTCAAATAGAGAAGAGTTATTTGATAAGGAAATATATAAAGAGTTTGGCTCAATGGGTTTTTTAGGTGCTCCCATCCATGGTTATGGATGCCCAGGTGTCAGTTATGTTTCTTATGGTCTTATTGCTAGAGAAATTGAAAGAGTTGACTCAAGCTACAGATCTGCATTTAGTGTCCAGACTTCTTTAGCAATGTATGCAATATATAAGTTTGGTAATGAAACTCAAAAAGATTTTTATTTACCAAAAATGGCAAAGGGTGATCTTATTGGATGTTTTGGTCTCACAGAATCGGAGGCAGGGTCAGATCCATCGTCTATGAAAACAACTGCAAAAAAAGTCGATGGGGGATATAAATTAAATGGATCTAAATCATGGATTACAAATTCTCCCATAGCAGATGTTTTAATTATTTGGGCAAAAGATGAACAAGGAATTCTTAGGGGTTTTATAGTTGATCGTGATTGCAAAGGACTATCTACTCCTTACATTGAAGGTAAATTTTCTTTGAGAGCGTCTGCTACCGGCCAGATTTTTTTAGATGACGTTTACGTGGAAGATGAAAAAATTCTTCCAGAGGTCCAGAGCTTTAAAGGTCCATTCTCATGTTTGAATATGGCAAGATATGGCATTGCATGGGGTGTAATGGGCGCAGCTGAATTTTGCTGGAATCAAAGTCTTAATTATTCTTTAGAAAGAGAACAATTTGATAAACCGCTTGCGTCTAAACAATTAGTGCAAAAAAAGCTTGCTGATATGCAAACAGAAATTACTTTAGGACTTCAGGCTTGTCTAAGAGTAGGAAAGTTAATAGACAGAAATGAGTTTAAACCAGAAATGATATCCTTAATAAAAAGGAATAATTGTGCAAAAGCATTAGATATTGCAAGATCTGCCAGAGATATTCATGGCGGTAATGGTATAAGTGATGAATACCATGTTATACGCCATTGTATGAATTTAGAGGCTGTAAAAACTTATGAAGGTACTGACGATATCCATGCTCTAATACTTGGTAATGCGCAAACGGGCATAGCCTCATTCTAA
- a CDS encoding alternative oxidase, whose amino-acid sequence MITLIKQTQAKLSDFFALSMTKFFRLIADSFFLKRYGHRAVVLETVAGVPGMVAGVWMHFKSLRKMKTGYGAQIREMLAEAENERMHLMFFIEIAKPNILERFIVLFSQLLFGIFYVIMYIFFTRTAHRMIGYFEDEAVSSYTDYLKMVESGKVENTPAPHLAINYYGLGSDAKLSDVIKCVRADEEHHSQTNHNYADNL is encoded by the coding sequence ATGATTACCTTAATTAAACAGACTCAAGCAAAATTATCTGATTTTTTTGCTCTTTCTATGACTAAATTCTTTAGACTTATCGCTGATAGCTTTTTTTTAAAAAGGTATGGTCATAGAGCGGTTGTTTTAGAAACAGTCGCTGGAGTTCCGGGTATGGTTGCAGGTGTTTGGATGCATTTTAAGAGTTTACGTAAAATGAAAACAGGTTATGGTGCTCAAATCAGAGAAATGCTTGCTGAGGCTGAAAATGAACGTATGCATCTGATGTTTTTTATTGAAATTGCCAAACCCAACATTTTAGAACGTTTTATAGTTCTTTTCTCGCAACTGTTATTTGGTATATTTTATGTGATCATGTACATATTTTTTACAAGAACTGCGCATCGCATGATTGGATACTTTGAAGATGAAGCAGTTAGTAGTTATACCGATTACCTTAAAATGGTTGAATCAGGTAAAGTAGAAAATACCCCCGCTCCCCATTTAGCAATAAATTATTACGGCCTAGGATCAGATGCAAAGTTATCAGATGTCATAAAGTGCGTGCGAGCAGATGAAGAACATCATAGTCAGACAAATCACAATTACGCTGATAATCTGTAA
- a CDS encoding NADP-dependent oxidoreductase, translating into MNYQNTRMLLDKRPNGVPTNDCWKKDIKEIAHIKKNEIIIKVSHLSIDPYMRGRMNDSMSYAAPAKLGRPMTGETIGSVVESNSDMYQVGDKVCSHNGWQTYITTKDTDPTLFKVPDSKITDSAYLGVVGMPGRTAYFGLNRVGKPKKGETIVVSAASGAVGSVVGQLAKSYGCKVVGIAGGKEKCEYVKNELGFDYAVDYKSDDFIQDLSNSCEDGIDIYFENVGGNVTKAISPLLNKNSRVPICGFISQYNATNMLEAETPFQILSSHKNKPFHRFFVVTEWFNEWENATKELSELVLNNQLIYRECFKDGIENAPEALRDVLSGKNFGKQIVKI; encoded by the coding sequence ATGAATTATCAAAATACGAGAATGCTTTTAGATAAAAGACCTAACGGAGTTCCAACTAATGATTGTTGGAAAAAAGATATTAAAGAAATTGCTCATATTAAAAAGAATGAGATTATTATCAAGGTAAGTCATTTGTCTATTGATCCCTATATGCGAGGCAGAATGAACGACTCAATGTCATATGCAGCTCCAGCAAAGCTTGGTCGTCCAATGACAGGTGAAACTATTGGGAGTGTTGTTGAAAGTAACTCAGATATGTATCAAGTGGGTGATAAAGTCTGTTCTCATAATGGTTGGCAGACTTATATTACAACTAAAGACACCGATCCAACTTTATTTAAAGTACCAGATTCAAAAATTACAGATTCAGCCTACTTAGGTGTCGTTGGTATGCCTGGAAGAACTGCGTATTTTGGATTAAATAGAGTCGGTAAACCCAAAAAAGGAGAAACTATAGTTGTTTCTGCAGCATCTGGTGCAGTTGGTTCAGTTGTTGGACAACTTGCTAAAAGTTATGGATGTAAGGTTGTAGGTATCGCCGGTGGGAAAGAAAAATGTGAGTATGTTAAAAATGAACTTGGTTTCGATTATGCGGTTGATTATAAGTCAGATGATTTTATTCAAGACCTATCTAATAGTTGTGAGGATGGTATAGATATATATTTTGAAAATGTTGGTGGTAATGTAACAAAAGCAATATCTCCATTATTGAATAAAAATTCAAGGGTACCAATTTGTGGTTTTATATCGCAATATAATGCTACAAATATGTTGGAGGCTGAAACTCCATTTCAAATATTGTCATCACATAAAAATAAACCCTTCCATAGATTTTTTGTTGTTACTGAGTGGTTTAATGAATGGGAAAATGCAACTAAAGAATTATCTGAATTGGTGTTAAATAATCAGTTAATATACAGAGAATGCTTCAAAGATGGCATAGAAAATGCTCCAGAAGCTCTAAGGGATGTACTGTCAGGTAAAAATTTTGGCAAGCAAATAGTTAAGATCTAA
- a CDS encoding efflux RND transporter periplasmic adaptor subunit, with amino-acid sequence MKNLLLSISSLVFLYGCGGGSDTSETQFYKTQKTTPQTLDVSIEASGAIEAISSVEIKSKASGEVLFLGAEVGDSVNKGSTLAQIDQRTANNIVDQTLSDLEAAKVRLVNAESQYERGKELHKNSSISDKDFEDIKENYAQAKSTVVRTEVSFENAKISLDDTLVKSPISGTIISRPVEVGQVISSPTSAFGEGSILMTMADLSKVRVRALVDEIDVGKVRLGQSVSIKVAAYRDKEFIGTVTKIEPKAYIQQNVTTFPVLIDIDNKENLLLIGMNTDVVIQILNKDVSLSVPTMSLRTRKDIYTAAAVLDIKTESIDEFLKNNVDGENFNRFIIIKDSKKGPNLQWVKVGVSDLYNVEIIEGLEIGDVVYILPSKSLFDYQERFKKRVEGSFSFG; translated from the coding sequence ATGAAAAATTTATTATTATCAATATCATCATTAGTTTTTCTTTATGGTTGTGGAGGAGGCTCTGATACTTCTGAAACTCAATTTTATAAAACTCAAAAAACAACACCTCAAACTTTAGATGTATCAATAGAGGCTTCGGGCGCAATAGAAGCAATATCTTCAGTAGAAATTAAATCAAAAGCATCAGGTGAAGTATTATTTTTAGGAGCTGAAGTAGGAGATTCTGTTAATAAAGGATCTACGCTCGCGCAAATTGATCAAAGAACAGCAAATAACATTGTTGATCAAACTTTATCTGATCTTGAAGCAGCAAAAGTAAGACTGGTAAATGCAGAATCTCAATATGAAAGAGGTAAAGAGCTTCATAAAAATTCAAGCATTTCAGATAAAGATTTTGAAGATATTAAAGAAAATTATGCTCAAGCGAAATCAACAGTTGTAAGAACCGAAGTTTCTTTTGAAAATGCAAAAATATCGTTAGATGATACATTGGTTAAGTCGCCAATTTCAGGCACTATAATTTCAAGACCCGTTGAAGTTGGTCAGGTTATTTCGTCTCCAACTTCAGCATTTGGTGAAGGAAGCATACTTATGACTATGGCTGATTTATCAAAGGTCAGAGTTCGTGCTCTCGTAGATGAAATAGATGTTGGCAAGGTGAGGTTAGGCCAATCTGTATCAATAAAGGTAGCTGCATATAGGGATAAAGAATTTATAGGCACTGTTACTAAGATTGAACCTAAAGCTTATATACAACAAAATGTTACAACTTTTCCTGTTTTAATTGATATTGATAATAAAGAAAATCTTTTGTTAATTGGTATGAATACTGATGTTGTCATTCAAATACTTAATAAAGACGTCTCACTTAGTGTTCCTACAATGTCTTTAAGAACTAGAAAAGATATCTATACTGCAGCAGCTGTTCTAGATATTAAAACAGAAAGTATTGATGAGTTTTTAAAAAATAATGTCGATGGTGAAAATTTTAATAGATTCATTATTATTAAGGATTCTAAAAAAGGCCCTAATCTGCAATGGGTTAAAGTTGGAGTCTCAGATTTATATAATGTTGAAATAATTGAAGGATTAGAAATAGGTGATGTTGTTTATATTCTCCCAAGCAAAAGTTTGTTTGATTATCAGGAACGCTTTAAGAAGAGAGTTGAAGGCTCTTTTAGCTTTGGATAA
- a CDS encoding ABC transporter permease, giving the protein MLVEESIRSAVSSIKTNGVRSLLTALAIIIGTAAVIAVIGIGSSAEKALEARIDDLGPRTLSIFPSQRKRGGISQGFNPLVIKDAEALAKNTEHNWMIAPRMSGNRQIKYRNSNISAEINGFLPINFEVRGYEIGIGRIFTEKENLGRKKVIVLGSKVPGELKTSAKQLLNQDILVAGTTYKVIGVLSEEGSTGWQNPDDDLYVPILTAAQRIFGTERLGSINVGISNETNVDYVMMTIEQILRQKHDIGPGEDNDFRINDWSQYSDLRRQATGIFTALIAGIAGISLIVGGIGVMNIMLVSVTERTREIGLRKALGATQNSIMMQFIVEAVLLCILGGLFGVVIGISLLLLFTSFNDWIFSVPVSAVIGSITFSALVGLFFGIWPAKRAAKLDPATSLRYE; this is encoded by the coding sequence ATGTTAGTTGAAGAATCAATAAGATCTGCTGTAAGCTCTATCAAAACCAATGGTGTTAGATCACTTCTAACAGCATTAGCGATCATCATAGGTACAGCAGCAGTAATTGCTGTTATAGGAATAGGTAGCAGCGCTGAGAAGGCTCTTGAGGCAAGAATTGATGATCTTGGACCAAGAACCTTATCAATTTTTCCTAGTCAACGTAAGCGTGGAGGAATTTCTCAAGGTTTCAATCCATTAGTCATAAAAGATGCAGAAGCATTAGCTAAAAATACAGAACATAATTGGATGATTGCTCCAAGAATGTCAGGCAATCGTCAAATTAAATACAGAAATTCAAATATTAGTGCTGAGATCAATGGTTTTCTTCCTATCAACTTTGAAGTAAGGGGTTACGAAATAGGTATTGGAAGAATTTTTACTGAAAAAGAAAATTTAGGTCGAAAAAAAGTTATTGTCCTTGGTTCTAAAGTTCCAGGCGAGTTAAAAACATCTGCCAAACAACTATTAAATCAAGATATTCTTGTAGCGGGAACAACCTATAAAGTTATAGGTGTATTAAGCGAAGAAGGTTCAACTGGTTGGCAAAATCCAGATGATGATTTATATGTCCCAATCTTGACTGCAGCTCAAAGGATATTTGGTACTGAAAGGCTTGGGAGTATCAATGTAGGAATTTCAAATGAAACAAATGTAGATTATGTAATGATGACCATTGAACAGATTCTCCGACAAAAACACGATATAGGCCCTGGTGAGGATAATGATTTTAGAATTAATGACTGGAGTCAATACTCAGACTTGAGACGTCAAGCAACAGGTATATTTACAGCACTTATTGCTGGTATAGCCGGGATAAGTCTTATTGTCGGCGGTATAGGTGTTATGAATATCATGTTGGTTTCTGTAACAGAGAGAACAAGAGAAATAGGCCTAAGAAAGGCATTAGGAGCAACACAAAATTCTATTATGATGCAATTCATCGTTGAAGCAGTTCTTTTGTGCATACTTGGTGGTTTGTTTGGTGTAGTTATTGGTATTTCATTATTACTTTTGTTCACATCATTTAACGACTGGATTTTTTCTGTACCGGTAAGTGCTGTTATTGGATCAATTACATTTTCAGCGTTAGTTGGATTATTTTTTGGAATTTGGCCTGCAAAAAGAGCTGCAAAATTAGATCCAGCTACTTCATTACGATATGAGTAA
- a CDS encoding thymidine kinase: MAKLHFFYSTMNAGKSTLLLQANHNYIENDHKTLLFIPEETALKSEGNIVSRIGLKAKATVANKNFNYFDYVKEHLSKELSCILVDEAQFLSKKQVRELGKIADELNYPVMCYGIRTDFQGELFEGSSELLAVSDNLIELKTICAFCNKKATMVVRTDDKNNIITEGNKVEIGGNEIYKSVCRKHFRKLTGLI, from the coding sequence ATGGCTAAACTTCATTTTTTTTATTCTACTATGAATGCGGGCAAATCTACCCTGTTGCTTCAAGCTAATCATAATTACATTGAAAATGATCATAAGACATTGTTATTTATACCAGAAGAAACTGCTTTAAAATCTGAGGGCAATATAGTGTCCAGAATAGGCCTCAAAGCTAAAGCAACAGTAGCAAATAAAAATTTCAATTATTTTGATTACGTTAAAGAACATCTATCTAAAGAGTTAAGTTGTATTTTAGTAGATGAAGCACAATTTTTATCAAAAAAACAAGTCAGAGAGTTAGGTAAAATTGCAGATGAATTAAACTATCCAGTAATGTGCTATGGTATCAGGACAGACTTTCAAGGTGAATTATTTGAGGGTAGTTCTGAATTATTAGCTGTAAGTGATAATTTAATAGAACTTAAAACCATTTGTGCTTTTTGTAATAAAAAGGCAACAATGGTGGTTCGAACAGATGATAAAAATAATATTATTACTGAAGGCAATAAAGTTGAAATTGGCGGTAACGAGATTTATAAATCAGTATGCAGAAAACACTTTCGAAAACTTACAGGATTAATTTAA
- a CDS encoding Plug domain-containing protein, which translates to MKAFDYKFFAIFFAFFSLTIVADNPVDPDETATETVEMSETTESAPMTTAVDEGDGDIENVVVTGSRFEISQYKTSQPITVITGDEIKRRGFTNAAAAVFDLPSVFATTSTSGEQTGLVAGQRIANNFGLGSGRTLTLIDGRRFISGQPIASYGSAATGAVDLNNIPTRLIKRIEIQSAGGSAVYGSDAIAGVINYVMDREYTGFGIDYNFSKSYLGDSDDVNGDHALALTFGGDFDDGKGHIVVAIQRDEQEEIQVGQLHRERDCNERIIQTRTYADGKTYQRGYYSPDMVWPNATVPQSEIGLCTVLHRLPFEGAAMDPRNFATRLVNWSVGAYDPIGYYNFTTSGDMVPQILGTSYGSGFFRYGGNNLASDNAETIRASLERTNLAVYLTYDITENTKFKLDVYSNRAESREGGYSTGGPYFYDGFGGDLDGGYYNYPFLTCDYPYFSAATTTFCNSLWPESTPAAERGMLIRKTLRDLYSDPRGQFEENQTDTNSYYIGFEGTFELRGNEMNWDVGYNHGSVDIFASSEDIVRERLVTATDVGINPATGEIDCKMNYVANYLGLTYGAANPYDSTRYHPVGFGSAGLPGDCIPYNPLGLNYNNPAGAYVMTDVRRETHNTQDIFYAELSGVVGSIPAGDVQFSMGIENREESLQFVGSSVQNLLLTRSTPIVDNVNSYDTDERYVEFSVPLIDDDMGLTFKGWGIKELRLDASYREIDNSFSGTYSVDAANIYMQISEGVALRGGTQSAVRTPDLVDVFEPQRTSYNSAQDPCDYRYIDLGVDPAMRRANCEAEPWFVDPFDSKIVNRTAEGRSGGNPNLLNELGDTTTIGLIYQPTGDWIKGDLSVGIDLVTIEISDTVESFSVTQNMNACYDYAAQEDKFCNTFTRLTDPADVDANNALGDVIDFILAKNNVGVRNFETYIINLDYSIETAVGDWGYRFRGYNQQEFESAPSSNPDDLVDYTGQYNEPEWIYDMMFTFNKNKWGVFYMLDGVSGGYINILQDMETQPDQYIGLDGNPMTKFKGYFTDRVAVTYEIGEETFVAVNLSNPFDLQGDESRFDKERGFRLTQSLSIGISHKF; encoded by the coding sequence ATGAAAGCATTCGACTATAAATTTTTTGCAATATTTTTTGCATTTTTTTCGTTAACCATTGTTGCTGATAATCCTGTAGATCCAGATGAAACAGCTACTGAAACTGTTGAAATGTCTGAAACAACAGAAAGTGCTCCCATGACTACAGCTGTAGATGAAGGAGATGGAGATATTGAAAACGTTGTTGTAACAGGTTCAAGATTTGAAATATCGCAATATAAAACTTCACAACCAATTACCGTAATCACTGGAGATGAGATAAAACGAAGAGGTTTTACAAATGCTGCAGCAGCTGTATTTGATTTGCCATCAGTTTTTGCTACAACATCTACTTCTGGTGAGCAAACTGGTCTTGTAGCTGGACAGAGGATTGCAAATAACTTTGGCTTAGGTTCTGGTAGAACACTTACACTTATTGATGGAAGAAGATTTATTAGTGGACAACCTATTGCCTCTTATGGATCTGCTGCAACAGGTGCAGTTGATTTAAACAACATTCCAACACGACTAATCAAAAGAATAGAGATTCAGTCAGCAGGTGGATCAGCAGTTTATGGCTCAGATGCTATTGCTGGTGTTATCAACTATGTTATGGATAGAGAATATACAGGATTCGGAATAGATTATAATTTCTCAAAATCATATCTTGGTGACAGTGATGATGTGAATGGTGATCATGCGCTTGCACTTACTTTTGGTGGAGATTTTGATGATGGTAAAGGACATATTGTTGTAGCTATTCAAAGAGATGAACAAGAAGAAATTCAAGTAGGTCAATTACATAGAGAAAGAGATTGTAATGAAAGAATAATACAAACAAGAACTTATGCAGATGGTAAAACATACCAAAGAGGGTATTACTCTCCAGATATGGTTTGGCCTAATGCAACCGTCCCACAAAGTGAAATTGGATTATGTACTGTGCTCCATCGTTTACCTTTTGAAGGAGCTGCTATGGATCCTAGAAATTTTGCTACAAGATTAGTAAATTGGAGTGTAGGGGCATATGATCCCATAGGATATTATAACTTCACCACATCAGGTGATATGGTGCCTCAAATTCTAGGTACTTCATACGGTAGTGGTTTCTTCCGTTATGGTGGAAACAATCTGGCTTCAGATAATGCTGAAACAATAAGAGCTTCATTAGAAAGAACGAATTTAGCTGTATATTTAACTTATGACATTACTGAAAACACCAAATTTAAATTAGATGTTTACAGTAACCGTGCAGAATCACGAGAAGGTGGATATTCAACAGGCGGCCCTTATTTTTATGACGGTTTTGGTGGTGATTTGGATGGTGGATATTATAACTATCCATTCTTAACTTGTGATTATCCATATTTTTCTGCTGCGACAACTACATTTTGTAATTCATTGTGGCCTGAAAGTACTCCAGCAGCAGAGAGGGGTATGTTGATTAGAAAGACTCTAAGAGATCTATATTCGGATCCAAGAGGACAATTCGAAGAAAACCAAACTGACACTAATTCATATTACATTGGATTTGAAGGAACATTTGAATTAAGAGGAAATGAAATGAATTGGGACGTTGGCTATAACCATGGTTCTGTTGACATTTTCGCTTCATCAGAAGATATTGTGAGGGAAAGATTAGTCACCGCTACTGATGTTGGTATAAATCCTGCTACAGGTGAAATTGATTGTAAGATGAACTATGTTGCTAACTATCTTGGCCTAACTTATGGTGCAGCTAATCCATATGATTCAACTAGATATCATCCAGTAGGTTTTGGTTCAGCTGGTCTACCTGGAGACTGTATTCCATATAATCCGCTTGGCTTAAATTATAATAATCCTGCAGGTGCATATGTTATGACAGATGTAAGAAGGGAAACACATAATACTCAAGATATATTTTATGCAGAACTAAGTGGTGTTGTTGGTTCTATTCCAGCTGGCGATGTTCAGTTCTCAATGGGAATTGAAAATCGTGAGGAAAGTCTTCAATTTGTTGGAAGTTCAGTTCAAAATCTTCTCTTAACAAGATCAACACCTATTGTTGATAATGTTAACAGTTATGACACTGATGAAAGATATGTAGAATTTTCTGTTCCATTGATTGACGATGATATGGGTCTTACTTTTAAAGGTTGGGGAATCAAAGAGTTAAGATTAGATGCTTCATACAGAGAAATAGATAACTCATTTAGTGGAACATACAGTGTAGATGCTGCCAATATTTATATGCAAATATCTGAGGGTGTTGCATTAAGAGGTGGTACTCAATCAGCTGTAAGAACTCCTGATCTAGTAGATGTTTTTGAGCCACAGAGAACATCATACAATAGTGCACAAGATCCTTGTGACTATAGATATATAGACCTTGGTGTAGATCCAGCTATGAGAAGAGCAAATTGTGAGGCCGAGCCTTGGTTCGTTGATCCTTTTGATAGTAAAATTGTAAATAGAACAGCAGAAGGTAGGTCTGGAGGCAATCCTAATCTTTTAAACGAACTTGGTGATACAACCACAATAGGCCTTATCTATCAGCCTACTGGAGATTGGATTAAAGGAGATTTATCTGTAGGTATAGATTTAGTTACTATCGAAATATCTGATACCGTTGAGTCATTTTCAGTTACTCAAAATATGAATGCATGTTATGACTATGCTGCACAAGAAGATAAGTTCTGTAATACGTTTACAAGATTAACAGATCCTGCAGACGTAGATGCTAACAATGCACTTGGTGATGTTATAGACTTTATACTTGCAAAAAATAACGTTGGTGTTAGAAATTTTGAAACTTATATCATCAATCTTGACTATAGTATAGAGACAGCAGTCGGTGATTGGGGTTATAGATTTAGAGGATATAATCAACAAGAATTTGAATCTGCTCCATCATCAAATCCAGATGACTTAGTAGACTATACTGGTCAATATAATGAACCTGAATGGATTTATGACATGATGTTTACCTTTAATAAAAATAAATGGGGTGTCTTCTACATGCTGGACGGAGTCAGTGGAGGATATATAAATATTCTGCAAGATATGGAAACTCAGCCAGATCAATATATCGGGTTAGATGGAAATCCTATGACAAAATTTAAAGGCTACTTTACTGATCGAGTAGCAGTGACTTATGAAATTGGTGAAGAAACCTTTGTTGCAGTAAACTTATCAAATCCATTTGATCTTCAAGGAGATGAAAGCAGATTTGATAAAGAAAGAGGATTTAGACTTACTCAGAGCTTAAGCATTGGTATAAGCCATAAGTTTTAA